One window from the genome of Nicotiana tomentosiformis chromosome 5, ASM39032v3, whole genome shotgun sequence encodes:
- the LOC104102584 gene encoding phospholipase A(1) DAD1, chloroplastic-like: MRLLAGNFKSNCNIIHSSNYNLLFTKKHLGFALPTSRCSTLRKSSARGFRITSSWNPGSGHCSVGDRAAELRHRWMEFQGIKNWEGLLDPLDDDLRKEILRYGEFVEAAYRCFDFDVSSPTHATCRYPTSSMLTDCGLDTSGYKVIKNLYATCAVQMPSWTKRFPNLASPCSSWIGYVAVCEDEEEIARLGRRDVVIAYRGTATSCEWLENLRATLTSLPDDMAPENYDQPMVQSGFLSLYTTKNECDQSLQDTIREEIGNVLDKYNDEPLSITVTGHSLGAALATLTAYDITTKFSHAPIVTVVSFGGPRIGNKSFRCQLEKSGTNVLRIVNSDDPITKVPGFVIDGDDDVAERGSAHVATTGLPSWLQRCMEDTQWVYAEVGKELRLSSKDSKFSKAGDVATCHDLKTYLHLVNNFVSEKDVEKRDQERNAALV, translated from the coding sequence ATGAGGCTCTTAGCTGGAAATTTCAAATCAAATTGCAACATAATACACTCCTCAAATTATAACTTGCTTTTTACTAAAAAGCATTTGGGATTTGCACTTCCTACTTCAAGGTGCTCTACACTAAGAAAATCGAGTGCTCGTGGATTCAGGATCACGAGCTCGTGGAACCCAGGGTCGGGTCACTGCTCTGTCGGAGACAGAGCAGCTGAACTCCGACACCGGTGGATGGAATTCCAAGGTATCAAGAATTGGGAAGGTTTGCTTGATCCACTTGACGATGATCTCCGCAAGGAGATCTTAAGGTACGGGGAATTTGTGGAAGCAGCCTATCGCTGCTTCGACTTTGACGTGTCATCACCCACGCACGCCACATGTCGTTATCCTACGAGTTCGATGCTGACAGACTGCGGACTAGACACGAGCGGATATAAGGTAATCAAGAACCTTTATGCCACGTGTGCAGTTCAAATGCCAAGTTGGACTAAAAGGTTCCCGAATTTAGCATCCCCGTGCTCTAGCTGGATTGGTTACGTGGCAGTTTGCGAAGATGAGGAAGAGATCGCTAGGCTTGGGCGTCGTGACGTGGTGATTGCTTATCGAGGCACTGCCACCTCATGCGAATGGCTCGAAAATTTACGTGCCACGTTAACTTCTTTACCAGATGACATGGCACCGGAAAATTACGATCAACCCATGGTACAAAGTGGATTCTTGAGCTTGTACACAACAAAAAACGAATGTGATCAAAGTTTGCAGGACACAATTAGAGAAGAAATTGGCAACGTTCTTGATAAGTATAATGACGAGCCATTAAGTATAACTGTCACAGGCCATAGTCTTGGAGCTGCCCTTGCAACATTAACAGCGTACGATATAACTACAAAATTTAGTCACGCACCAATAGTAACAGTTGTATCATTTGGAGGGCCTAGGATAGGAAACAAAAGTTTTAGATGCCAATTGGAGAAAAGTGGTACAAATGTTCTCCGCATTGTCAACTCCGACGATCCAATTACAAAAGTTCCGGGGTTCGTGATCGACGGAGACGATGATGTGGCAGAAAGAGGGAGTGCCCACGTGGCGACAACAGGGCTGCCAAGCTGGCTTCAAAGATGCATGGAGGATACACAATGGGTATATGCTGAGGTTGGCAAGGAACTTAGATTAAGTAGTAAAGACTCTAAATTTAGCAAAGCTGGAGATGTTGCCACGTGTCACGATCTCAAGACGTATTTGCACTTAGTGAACAATTTTGTAAGTGAAAAGGATGTAGAGAAGCGAGATCAAGAAAGAAATGCGGCTTTAGTTTGA